The proteins below come from a single Eucalyptus grandis isolate ANBG69807.140 chromosome 3, ASM1654582v1, whole genome shotgun sequence genomic window:
- the LOC104429389 gene encoding anaphase-promoting complex subunit 4-like — protein MGELRGLSRWRSCYLGIGLDETLVDNAVEKAGMLLVQVERFIRVLSSVVQQFANFFSWLLKCIKQLMSEPSDQLLTYNSFWIYPRLMKKWTLISYVANDRVNKMFYIIVSEKL, from the exons ATGGGTGAGCTCAGGGGTCTTTCAAGATGGCGCTCTTGTTACCTGGGTATTGGTTTGGATGAGACACTGGTGGACAATGCAGTAGAAAAGGCTGGAATGCTGCTTGTACAGGTTGAGCGATTCATAAGGGTGCTCTCATCTGTTGTGCAGCAG TTTGCAAATTTCTTCAGCTGGCTTCTGAAATGTATAAAGCAACTTATGTCAGAGCCAAGTGATCAACTTTTAACATACAATAG CTTCTGGATCTATCCGAGGCTGATGaagaaatggacattgattt CATATGTTGCTAATGACAGG GTCAATAAGATGTTTTACATTATTGTTTCAGAGAAACTATGA
- the LOC104444629 gene encoding calmodulin-binding protein 60 C, translating to MGELIFTDNSSWNRSKRFRIGLKVATGSCGNTRIREAKTDAFQVKEHRGEAYMKHHPPASDDEVWRLENIAKGGKSHQKLSDAGIYKVEDFLLQLFTDPEKLREILGKSIP from the exons ATGGGAGAACTGATATTTACTGACAATTCCAGTTGGAATAGGAGTAAAAGATTCAGGATAGGGCTTAAGGTGGCAACGGGTAGTTGTGGGAACACACGAATCCGAGAAGCAAAAACAGACGCCTTCCAAGTCAAGGAACATAGAGGGGAAG CATACATGAAACATCATCCACCTGCATCTGACGATGAGGTTTGGAGGTTGGAGAACATTGCCAAAGGTGGGAAATCTCACCAAAAACTGAGTGATGCTGGAATATATAAAGTGGAAGACTTTCTACTGCAACTGTTCACGGACCCCGAGAAATTGAGAGAG ATTCTCGGAAAGAGCATACCGTAG